In Luteitalea sp. TBR-22, one genomic interval encodes:
- a CDS encoding cupin domain-containing protein, which translates to MRVRVLALALVLSAAAAAGLLAHRRADDGLLMKSALFTWESVPEVATKVGGRRTVFAAPTATLDELEYHSTTLNPGQSPHPPHTHPNEEILIIKSGEVEAYVNGTWQRAPVGSLIFYATMVPHTVRNVGKVPATYHVVNWKAKSK; encoded by the coding sequence ATGCGCGTGCGTGTCCTTGCCCTCGCCCTCGTCCTCTCTGCCGCCGCGGCGGCCGGCCTGCTCGCCCACCGTCGCGCCGACGACGGGCTGCTCATGAAGTCGGCGCTGTTCACCTGGGAGTCGGTGCCTGAAGTGGCGACCAAGGTGGGCGGGCGCCGCACGGTGTTCGCCGCGCCGACGGCAACCCTCGACGAGCTCGAGTACCACTCGACCACCTTGAACCCCGGGCAGTCGCCGCACCCGCCGCACACCCACCCGAACGAGGAGATCCTCATCATCAAGTCGGGCGAGGTCGAGGCGTACGTCAACGGCACGTGGCAGCGCGCCCCGGTCGGATCGCTGATCTTCTACGCGACGATGGTGCCGCACACGGTGCGCAACGTCGGCAAGGTGCCGGCGACCTACCACGTGGTGAACTGGAAGGCGAAGAGCAAGTGA
- a CDS encoding serine protease, translating into MVIAERRRFEAELADLEVFPPDRRARVPPAQTLAIPNRWICRLTAPDIDATAGSYGMGTGVLIGPRHVLTAAHVLVSVQDQRRTVGDRLRVQIARNGETAPFAPVGIRGWRVNPRWVRAIQQPAANGRPARTRWILQPQHDYGLVTLDRDVSSWPIGPCTLGHWGAAGPCANGAFIGMAPADVQGQQAVVTGYPGDKGGTALWTAGGPISLEPRLGTLLHTIDTCPGQSGAPVWAMQGDRCQLIGVHSGANGRWTTDANHRQVLSHNGAALLSPAVVQQLRLWMGTSARP; encoded by the coding sequence GTGGTCATCGCGGAGCGACGCAGGTTCGAAGCGGAACTGGCCGACCTCGAGGTCTTCCCACCAGACAGGCGTGCGCGGGTACCCCCTGCGCAGACACTGGCGATTCCCAACCGGTGGATCTGCCGGCTGACCGCGCCGGACATCGACGCGACCGCCGGGTCGTACGGCATGGGCACGGGCGTGTTGATCGGCCCACGCCACGTCCTGACCGCGGCGCACGTCCTGGTCTCGGTGCAGGACCAGAGGCGGACGGTGGGCGATCGCCTGCGCGTGCAGATCGCTCGCAACGGTGAGACGGCGCCGTTTGCGCCAGTGGGCATCCGCGGCTGGCGGGTGAACCCGCGCTGGGTGCGGGCAATCCAGCAGCCGGCGGCGAACGGCCGCCCGGCGCGGACGCGATGGATCCTGCAGCCCCAGCACGACTACGGGCTGGTGACGCTCGACCGGGACGTGTCGTCGTGGCCCATCGGGCCCTGCACGCTGGGTCATTGGGGCGCGGCGGGTCCCTGCGCCAACGGCGCCTTCATCGGCATGGCGCCTGCCGACGTTCAAGGCCAGCAGGCAGTCGTCACCGGGTATCCCGGCGACAAGGGGGGCACCGCGTTGTGGACGGCGGGCGGGCCGATCAGCCTGGAACCCCGGCTCGGCACGCTCCTGCACACGATCGACACCTGCCCCGGTCAGAGCGGGGCACCCGTCTGGGCGATGCAAGGCGATCGCTGCCAGTTGATCGGTGTGCATTCCGGTGCGAACGGGCGTTGGACCACCGACGCGAACCACCGGCAGGTACTCTCGCACAACGGCGCGGCCCTGTTGTCGCCTGCCGTGGTCCAGCAACTGCGCCTGTGGATGGGCACGTCCGCGAGGCCCTGA
- a CDS encoding serine hydrolase, translating to MSCFERAQRRHLLTLLLALCVFPAGAFAQAPPADLDAWVTRAMTTFDVPGIAVAIVKDGTVVHAKGYGVRRLGDPAPVDDRTLFGIASNTKAFTAAAIGMLVDEGKVAWDDPVGKHLPGFSMADPYASREITVRDTLSHRSGLGLGAGDLLFWPDTDVSRDQVVAAARSIPPASSFRSRYAYNNLMFVVAGQVIASATGKSWDDVIRERIFVPLGMNDSRISNVGLTPADNVASPHSRGWRLEGRLKPIQATRDDTWAAAAGIKSNLQDMTRWMRVQLARGRIDETRQLFSPRVSDDMWQVTTPLRVSDPPGPLAATKANFAGYGLGWNLRDYRGRKIVSHTGGLTGMVTLVMLVPSEGLGIVVLTNQEEGGAFSAIGYHILDAYLGAPTTDWIAAYRQVRDDQLKKARDEEQKQAAARNRASRPSLSLDGYAGNYADAWYGGASLATESGRLVLRLSRTPAAVADLEHWQYDTFKAVFRDDTIPDALVTFALDETGKVDTMKLVPTSDLADFSFDYQDLLFGPVRPRK from the coding sequence ATGAGCTGCTTCGAACGAGCCCAGCGTCGCCATCTGCTCACCCTTCTGCTCGCGCTCTGCGTCTTCCCCGCCGGCGCGTTCGCCCAGGCGCCGCCCGCCGATCTCGACGCCTGGGTCACCCGGGCGATGACCACCTTCGACGTCCCCGGCATCGCCGTCGCCATCGTCAAGGACGGCACGGTGGTGCACGCGAAGGGGTATGGCGTGCGTCGCCTCGGCGATCCCGCGCCGGTGGACGACAGGACGCTGTTCGGCATCGCGTCGAATACCAAGGCCTTCACGGCTGCCGCGATCGGCATGCTTGTCGACGAGGGCAAGGTCGCGTGGGACGATCCGGTCGGCAAGCACCTGCCCGGGTTCTCGATGGCCGACCCGTACGCGTCGCGCGAGATCACCGTCCGCGACACGCTCAGTCATCGCAGCGGGCTCGGGCTCGGCGCCGGCGACCTGCTCTTCTGGCCAGACACCGACGTGTCACGTGACCAGGTCGTGGCCGCGGCACGGTCCATTCCGCCGGCCTCGAGCTTCCGCAGCCGGTACGCCTACAACAACCTGATGTTCGTGGTCGCCGGCCAGGTGATCGCCTCTGCGACGGGCAAGTCGTGGGACGACGTCATCCGCGAACGGATCTTCGTACCGCTCGGGATGAACGACAGCCGCATCAGCAACGTCGGCCTCACGCCGGCCGACAACGTCGCCTCGCCCCACTCCCGCGGCTGGCGCCTCGAGGGCAGGCTGAAGCCGATCCAGGCGACGCGCGACGACACTTGGGCCGCGGCGGCGGGTATCAAGTCGAACCTGCAGGACATGACCAGGTGGATGCGGGTGCAGCTCGCGCGCGGTCGGATCGACGAGACACGGCAGCTGTTCTCGCCGCGGGTATCCGACGACATGTGGCAGGTGACCACGCCGCTCCGGGTGAGCGACCCGCCGGGGCCGCTGGCGGCCACGAAGGCGAACTTCGCCGGCTACGGCCTCGGCTGGAACCTGCGCGACTATCGCGGCCGCAAGATCGTGTCGCACACCGGCGGCCTCACCGGCATGGTCACGCTGGTCATGCTCGTGCCGTCCGAGGGCCTCGGCATTGTCGTACTCACCAACCAGGAGGAGGGCGGCGCCTTCAGCGCGATCGGATATCACATTCTCGACGCGTACCTGGGCGCCCCGACGACCGACTGGATCGCGGCGTACCGCCAGGTGCGCGACGACCAGTTGAAGAAGGCGCGCGACGAGGAGCAGAAGCAGGCGGCCGCCCGCAACCGCGCGTCGCGGCCATCCCTGTCGCTCGACGGCTATGCCGGCAACTACGCCGACGCGTGGTACGGCGGCGCGTCGCTTGCCACCGAGAGTGGTCGCCTCGTGCTGCGCCTCTCCCGCACGCCGGCCGCCGTGGCCGATCTGGAGCACTGGCAGTACGACACGTTCAAGGCCGTCTTTCGCGACGACACCATCCCCGACGCGCTGGTGACCTTCGCGCTCGACGAGACGGGCAAGGTCGACACGATGAAGCTGGTGCCGACCTCGGACCTGGCCGACTTCAGCTTCGACTACCAGGACCTGCTGTTCGGGCCGGTGCGTCCGCGCAAGTGA
- a CDS encoding glycoside hydrolase family 140 protein, with amino-acid sequence MSLTLIRRLTALGIAACTLLMTGHPAVAQSLPRLKVSENRRFLVTADGAPFFWLGDTAWELFHRLNREEAERYLRNRAERRFTVIQAVALAELDGLGVPNPYGHTPLVDNDPTRPNEAYFAHVDWIVARANSLGMYVGLLPTWGDKWNKKWGVGPEIFTPENAEAYGRWLGQRYRNAGVIWIVGGDRPIESDAHRAIVAATARGLRAGDGGAHLITFHPNGGHGSAEWFHDADWLDVNMRQNGHAVEFTGRYDQTRVDYDRTPIKPVLDGEPAYEDHPVAFNAKQSGHTIAGDVRRPLYWNLFTGAFGHTYGHHSVWQMWTPERQPINNPLMPWHEAIDQPGAAQMQHARALLESRPFLTRVPDPSVIAETSIPTAMPGSGRYHFTATRDEAGTYAMVYAPVGRTFRVRMAAITGPKVVAWWFNPRTGQATRIGTFANTGERAFTPPDAGEMLDWVLVLDDAAKKYGPPGAPLR; translated from the coding sequence ATGTCCCTCACCCTGATCCGTCGACTCACCGCGCTGGGGATCGCCGCCTGCACCCTGCTGATGACGGGTCACCCGGCCGTGGCGCAATCGCTGCCGCGGCTGAAGGTGTCCGAGAACCGGCGCTTCCTCGTGACGGCTGATGGCGCCCCCTTCTTCTGGCTCGGCGACACCGCGTGGGAACTGTTCCATCGGCTCAACCGCGAGGAGGCCGAGCGCTACCTGCGCAACCGCGCGGAGCGCCGCTTCACCGTGATCCAGGCCGTCGCCCTGGCCGAACTCGACGGGCTCGGCGTGCCGAACCCCTACGGGCACACGCCGCTGGTCGACAACGACCCGACCAGGCCGAACGAGGCGTACTTCGCGCACGTCGACTGGATCGTCGCCAGGGCCAACAGCCTCGGGATGTACGTGGGCCTGCTGCCCACGTGGGGCGACAAGTGGAACAAGAAGTGGGGTGTCGGCCCCGAGATCTTCACGCCGGAGAACGCCGAGGCCTACGGCCGCTGGCTGGGGCAGCGCTACAGGAACGCGGGCGTCATCTGGATTGTCGGCGGCGACCGCCCGATCGAGTCCGACGCCCACCGCGCCATCGTCGCGGCCACCGCGCGCGGCCTCCGCGCCGGCGACGGCGGGGCGCACCTGATCACGTTCCACCCCAACGGCGGCCACGGTTCGGCCGAGTGGTTCCACGACGCCGACTGGCTCGACGTCAACATGCGACAGAACGGGCACGCGGTCGAGTTCACCGGGCGGTACGACCAGACGCGCGTGGACTACGACCGCACCCCCATCAAGCCGGTGCTCGACGGCGAGCCGGCGTACGAAGACCACCCCGTTGCCTTCAACGCGAAGCAGTCGGGCCACACCATCGCCGGCGACGTACGTCGTCCGCTGTACTGGAACCTGTTCACGGGCGCCTTCGGTCACACGTACGGTCACCACTCCGTGTGGCAGATGTGGACGCCGGAGCGGCAGCCCATCAACAACCCGCTGATGCCGTGGCACGAGGCGATCGACCAGCCGGGAGCGGCGCAGATGCAGCACGCGCGCGCCCTGCTGGAGTCGCGCCCGTTCCTCACGCGCGTTCCCGATCCTTCGGTGATCGCCGAGACGAGCATCCCGACGGCGATGCCCGGCTCGGGGCGCTATCACTTCACCGCAACGCGCGACGAGGCCGGCACGTACGCGATGGTCTACGCGCCTGTCGGCCGCACGTTCCGCGTGCGGATGGCAGCGATCACTGGACCGAAGGTGGTGGCCTGGTGGTTCAACCCGCGCACCGGGCAGGCGACGCGCATCGGAACGTTTGCGAACACGGGCGAGCGGGCGTTCACGCCACCCGACGCGGGCGAAATGCTCGATTGGGTGCTGGTGCTCGACGACGCGGCGAAGAAGTACGGGCCGCCGGGCGCGCCGCTGCGGTAG
- a CDS encoding class I SAM-dependent methyltransferase, with translation MGTTIQPHNLRAAAVWSRGGKAYDEISRGISDAIAHCVLRLDPQAPDRILDLATGTGWTSRQVARHGAAVIGADIAEELIESARLRAAAERLDIEYRVADAEQLPFGHGEFDAVISTFGVMFASRPEAVATELARVVRPGGRIALATWAPQGAVYGMFMTMKPYMPAAPTPAPPSPFAWGDTARVRELLGQAFDLRFEPGTSFYREPSAEAAWETFSTGYGPTRTLAESLDPERRRALREDFIAFHEGFATELGICVPRDYLITIGTRR, from the coding sequence ATGGGCACCACCATCCAGCCCCACAACCTTCGCGCCGCCGCCGTCTGGAGCCGCGGCGGCAAGGCCTACGACGAGATCAGCCGCGGCATCTCGGATGCCATCGCGCACTGCGTGTTGCGGCTCGACCCGCAGGCGCCCGACCGGATTCTCGACCTGGCGACCGGCACCGGGTGGACCTCGCGGCAGGTCGCCCGTCACGGCGCCGCCGTGATCGGGGCCGACATCGCCGAGGAGCTGATCGAGTCGGCGCGCCTGCGCGCGGCCGCCGAGCGACTCGACATCGAGTACCGCGTCGCCGACGCCGAGCAGCTGCCGTTCGGGCATGGCGAGTTCGACGCGGTGATCTCGACGTTCGGCGTGATGTTCGCCTCGCGCCCCGAGGCGGTGGCCACCGAGCTGGCACGTGTCGTGCGGCCGGGCGGCCGCATCGCGCTGGCGACCTGGGCACCACAGGGCGCGGTGTACGGCATGTTCATGACGATGAAGCCGTACATGCCGGCGGCGCCGACGCCCGCGCCGCCGTCGCCTTTCGCGTGGGGCGACACCGCGCGCGTTCGCGAACTCCTCGGTCAGGCGTTCGACCTGCGGTTCGAGCCCGGCACGTCGTTCTATCGCGAGCCGTCGGCCGAAGCCGCGTGGGAGACCTTCTCGACCGGCTACGGCCCGACGCGAACGCTGGCCGAGAGCCTCGACCCCGAACGCCGGCGGGCACTGCGCGAGGACTTCATCGCGTTCCACGAGGGCTTCGCCACCGAGCTCGGCATCTGCGTGCCGCGTGACTACCTGATCACGATCGGCACGCGCCGGTGA
- a CDS encoding serine hydrolase, translated as MTRACLRLSRLACVAALLSLAAPPAARAQPAPAAARFDAVLTKGFTADQPGAAVIVVKDGAVVYRKAVGMAHMELGVPLQPDSVFRLGSITKQFTAAAVMLLVEDGKVALSDPVEKYLPGYPTQGHVITVEHLLTHTSGIKSYTSIPGYFPKRIRADLSLTELIDGFKQEPMQFAPGQRYEYNNSAYVMLGAVIEKASGQRYEDFLQARIFGPLGMTRTTFGSNEPLIKGRVQGYTRDKDVVRNADFLSMTQPHAAGSLVSSVDDLAKWDAALTAGKVLKPASLEKMATPYTLKDGTSTGYGYGLQVDTLRGRATLEHAGGIPGFSTYAIRVPKDRVYVAVLANSDRPTASPETMARRMAALALGDPFPERTAITVAPEVLARYAGVYEAKQGRRTVIAEGGKLYTLRGGERVEARPFSPTEFFFDDDLTTLKFEVGADGRATTLLRYVSGSDTPERAERTADAPSAPPAAAGGNVRVDPAIYDTYVGDYELAPNFILTVSRSGDRLMTQATGQQQIEIFPLSETEFAPKVVEARITFVKGPDGKVTQLVLKQNGRDMVARRK; from the coding sequence ATGACCCGAGCCTGCCTGCGCCTGTCGCGCCTCGCCTGCGTTGCCGCCCTGCTGTCCCTGGCGGCGCCCCCCGCCGCGCGTGCCCAGCCCGCGCCCGCGGCGGCCCGCTTCGACGCCGTCCTTACCAAGGGCTTCACCGCTGATCAGCCCGGCGCCGCCGTCATCGTCGTCAAGGACGGCGCGGTGGTCTACCGCAAGGCCGTGGGCATGGCGCACATGGAGCTCGGCGTGCCGCTGCAGCCAGACAGCGTGTTCCGCCTCGGCTCGATCACCAAGCAGTTCACGGCCGCGGCGGTGATGCTGCTGGTGGAGGACGGCAAGGTCGCGCTCAGCGATCCCGTGGAGAAGTACCTGCCCGGTTACCCGACGCAAGGCCACGTGATCACCGTGGAGCACCTGCTCACGCACACGTCGGGGATCAAGAGCTACACCTCGATCCCCGGGTACTTCCCCAAGCGCATCCGCGCCGACCTGTCGCTCACCGAGCTGATCGACGGCTTCAAGCAGGAGCCGATGCAGTTCGCGCCCGGCCAGCGCTACGAGTACAACAACTCGGCCTACGTGATGCTCGGCGCAGTAATCGAGAAGGCTTCTGGCCAGCGCTACGAGGACTTCCTGCAGGCGCGCATCTTCGGCCCGCTCGGCATGACGCGGACGACGTTCGGCAGCAACGAACCGCTCATCAAGGGGCGCGTGCAGGGCTACACGCGCGACAAGGACGTGGTGAGGAATGCCGACTTCCTGAGCATGACGCAGCCGCACGCGGCGGGCTCGCTCGTGTCGTCGGTGGACGATCTGGCGAAGTGGGACGCGGCGCTGACGGCCGGGAAGGTCCTGAAGCCCGCATCGCTGGAGAAGATGGCCACACCGTACACCCTGAAGGACGGCACGAGCACGGGGTACGGCTATGGGCTGCAGGTCGACACGCTGCGCGGGCGCGCGACGCTGGAGCACGCCGGCGGCATCCCCGGGTTCTCCACGTATGCGATCCGGGTGCCGAAGGATCGGGTGTACGTCGCCGTGCTGGCCAACAGCGACAGGCCGACGGCCTCACCCGAGACGATGGCCCGCCGCATGGCCGCCCTGGCCCTGGGCGACCCGTTCCCCGAGCGCACGGCGATCACGGTGGCTCCCGAGGTGCTGGCGCGGTACGCGGGGGTGTACGAGGCGAAGCAGGGGCGCCGCACGGTGATCGCGGAGGGCGGCAAGCTCTACACGCTGCGCGGCGGCGAGCGCGTCGAGGCGCGGCCGTTCTCGCCCACCGAGTTCTTCTTCGACGACGACCTCACGACGCTGAAGTTCGAGGTCGGGGCCGATGGACGGGCCACGACGCTGTTGCGGTACGTCAGCGGCAGCGACACGCCGGAGCGCGCCGAGCGGACCGCCGATGCGCCGTCGGCCCCACCGGCGGCTGCGGGCGGGAACGTCCGCGTCGATCCGGCCATCTACGACACGTACGTCGGCGACTACGAGCTCGCCCCGAACTTCATCCTCACTGTGAGCCGCTCGGGCGATCGCCTGATGACGCAGGCCACCGGCCAGCAGCAGATCGAGATCTTCCCGCTGTCGGAGACCGAGTTCGCGCCGAAGGTCGTCGAGGCCCGCATCACGTTCGTGAAGGGGCCCGACGGGAAGGTCACGCAACTCGTGCTGAAGCAGAACGGCCGCGACATGGTGGCTCGCCGCAAGTAG